A DNA window from Equus przewalskii isolate Varuska chromosome 12, EquPr2, whole genome shotgun sequence contains the following coding sequences:
- the FIS1 gene encoding mitochondrial fission 1 protein produces the protein MEAVLNEVVSVDDLLKFEKKFQSEKAAGPVSKSTQFEYAWCLVRSKYNDDIRKGIALLEELLPKGSKEEQRDYVFYLAVGNYRLKEYEKALKYVRGLLQTEPQNNQAKELERLIDKAMKKDGLVGMAIVGGMALGVAGLAGLIGFAVSKSKS, from the exons aagtttgaaaagaaatttcagtCCGAGAAGGCAGCAGGCCCGGTGTCCAAGAGCACGCAGTTTGAGTATGCCTGGTGCCTGGTGCGAAGCAAGTACAACGATGACATCCGTAAAGGCATTGCACTGCTGGAGG agctgcTGCCCAAAGGGAGCAAAGAGGAGCAGCGTGACTATGTCTTCTATCTGGCTGTGGGCAACTACCGGCTCAAG GAATATGAAAAGGCCCTGAAGTACGTGCGAGGGCTGCTGCAGACTGAGCCCCAGAACAACCAGGCCAAGGAACTGGAGCGGCTCATTGACAAGGCCATGAAGAAGG ACGGACTAGTGGGCATGGCCATCGTTGGAGGCATGGCCCTGGGCGTAGCGGGACTGGCCGGACTCATCGGATTTGCTGTGTCCAAGTCCAAATCCTGA